TACTCggtctaaataaaattattatttaagaggattcataattgtacctacctattataatacaacaggcttgtttaaaaatgttattcattatcccagcctatatacgtcccactgcagggcacaggcctcccctcagaatgagagggcttgggcagtagttcccgcgcgggcccagtgcggattgggagcttcacacacaccattgaattgcttcgcaggtttgtgcaggtaaaatgttattaagagtatttattaataaaaaacacaaaaatgagAATTATCAATTCTAAATattccagtgctggttttcaaccagcgatatgctgagccgggacctttttatagcggcaacatttcctattgttatttttacttattatgtgtcattgctgttataaataaattattttctttctttctttctttctttctaaatattTAAGCAATTAATGCGCGGACCGAATgcgattttctttaaaataacaaCTGAATAATTTGCGGGGGAGAAGGCGGGGATTCCCGCGACGTTCGCTCGCGGTGGCTGGTAGCGCCGCGCGAACCTGTCCAAAACCTGTTTTCGCGCCCCAAAACTGAACCGAGTAACTCGGCCGAGTACTCGGTTTGAGAAACTTTATACTCGGTTACTCGGTGAAAGTTGTACTCGGCGCATCTCTAGTTTTAACGATTGTGATTGGTCAATTCTGCACGTCTCCACTAAGCCCCGCCCCCATCTATACCGCCCCGAATATACAGGGTGCCTTCAAATTCTTCCGGAACAGTTCAGCAGATTATTGGGTTAATTTGACTAAACACCATtgtaaggctccgtttccaccagagttgtacaaggatgcgttgcgaggaatgtgtttgtcgtgaaccaatagaaaagcttcattCAACTGACGTCATGTGAAAATTCCACAGGGTTTTAAGGCGTCACGCCACTGATATTCAGTTAAACCCAATCATCCGTTGAAATATTCCGAAACAATTTGCAGAAACTATCAGctaataatttgacatttaccCACTGTTTCACCAtaaattgattgaatttatttggcggataaatgtgatgccgtctttttttgttttgttcgaatagacggagacggcatcacatttatccatcaaataaaattgatcaataggtgaaacagccctttaacaattttacttatatttaaatcGAGTCTAAAGGAGCTTCACTAAAATCATCTACACCATCTCTAATTTtgacttcaaaataaaaaaaaacacttacatGGTCTTGGATAACCGGTTCGTGACGTAAAGTACCACTTTACGAAAATGACATCTTTATCTATGGTGTGtctttatttttgacatttggcTGAAAGTAACGTGTTGAACAATCTTGATCTCATCTCAGATCTATTGATGACTAAAATTACCAAGTTTGGAATAGCTATTCCGTAGCACATTTCTAAGAGGAACATAGTGTAGCAATTACGAAAGTGATCCTATTATCTGCATTTGCTTGTAATGACCATGAGGAAATTAACCCGTTCTATTGCTTGAGGTGCAATTCatagtgttatttttatgactCAAGTCAAGTGCCGCAATGTCTTGAATTACAAACCTCATGTTTTGGCTTGAGGGTACTATAGTCACTTTTAAATGCTTTTCTATTATTCACTTGCATCAAATTTAGCGCGTGACCAATCTTAGTCACTAGTGCTGATGACTAAAACGACCTCTTTCCTGGTTTTATTCACTCTTAAAGAAGCCAATTGCCTGATATTTTCTAAGTGCGTCATGACTAAAGTGACCTCTATGGTTTGTACCACATTCTGTAGGTATGGTTCATGGCGAAAGTAACCATGTGGTCTATGGGTGAGACTATGATGGGGATACAGCACAGGGCGACTGCCACCGTTATGCCTTTACCCACAAAGGACGGTAGGACACGACCAAACTTTTTAACGCCGAGCCCGGTAAAAGCTGATAtcctgtaaatttaaaaatacctacagatTAGTTAAGGCTCCTTCTTTTGAGATCTACAcacacatatttattttaaaacaccgGTTACACTTGTAACCTAGCTTAGAAATAACTGAATTTTACTTAACTACTAGACCTAAGATTATTTCATGTTATATTACCTTACTTTCTTATATGAGTTTTATGAATAAACATTGAATAGATTCGCTGACAGGTTGCCTCACGTCGTTTCCTTCACCATGATAAAATTTTACAcatacaaatcaacgcacgtaaaaagagctcctggcgatatacaatacaaatattctttattgcacaccataaatcagtacaaaaacttataatataaacacaccTGCGCAGTGAgtgaaatacggaccaaattggcggcggagcagtggggggggcgtaggagcgcgcgcgcggccgtcacgccattggcttgttagttgacagatgcgcaaacgcatccactccactagccacccagagctctttttgcgtgcgttgacttgtaaatgtaatttcgctctTGAATTCGGAAAAAAATAGACGTACGGACCCGGGCTCGAGCCGACTTTGCTTATGCCTAATTGCCTAGTAGGGGACATTAATCttctataatataaatataaaacaaagtcttCTTAGTTACACCAAtcataactcaagaacggctgggccaatttttatgatttttgtgtttttggatttgtcttcgtcaggaatagggtaatggttcgggtaaaattacacacggtgctgctcgccagttctgctAGCTTGAACATGGCTGGACACGCTAGCGCGTGTCtagataagtattaaaaaaattggaaaattgtcgaaaaaaaaaacccatacAAAAGtcaaaatgttcatgggtttcataactgtcaaacatttaatgTTCACCCCATACTTtcccctcaaattaaagaaataaattggacccgctagatggcgctgttgttggtatgttatcatagtttgaatgtagtgttttttcgggcaggacaacgtctgccgggtccgcgtATATAAAAAAAGGTTAACCTGTTTATTGTGTATCCCGGAATGATGACGGACGCGAAGGTTTGCCACAGGATGGCGTCCCCGGTCGCGATCGCCACGCTCCGGGGCCGCCCGTCTTGCTGCAAACATTTCGATAGTAAATTTACTAACACTatcttaatccatactaatattataaatgcgaaagtgtgtgtgtttgtccgtctttcacgtcgaaacggagcgacggatcgacgtgatttttggcacagagatagtttttgggtcagaaagtgacataagctataacttttaatcccggaaaaatgcacagttcccgcgataaccgaattctacgcgggcgaagccgcgggcaaaagctggtaatattattattgtcttgGTCAGCGGCGTAGCACGGGTATCAGCCGCACGGGACGGAAGAAAACTTTGCCGCCCTCTTCTTTAGGTGTCAATACATTATTGTAccattcaattaatttatttgggaaacaaatggcatatatgacacagttgaatattaatataatctagatgatacataagccaaaacagtttccacttataaagaaataacatttttttcacctcagcacctcaaacaggcaggttttgaaTGTAATGTTTCCCGATTTCACAGTATAAGTAATGGAAAATTTCACGCTAACGAGTCAATCACAAGCAAGAATAACATGAAACAAACATTTCAATACTAACACCATCTGACGAATTTTTCATCTGTCAAAAACCTTCTTTGATTGGTGGTGTTATCTGCATCTCTTAAAAATATAAGTGTTATGGAATATGTTTCTATTTACCCGTATCATCTTAGTGCTCTTGTCCGCAGTGTCAGCGAAAACATACCCGAAGG
The sequence above is a segment of the Choristoneura fumiferana chromosome 9, NRCan_CFum_1, whole genome shotgun sequence genome. Coding sequences within it:
- the LOC141430951 gene encoding mitochondrial fission process protein 1-like isoform X1, coding for MAKQKDMYRDTWVRYLGYANEVGEAFRPVVPARVVAYSYAIAFGYVFADTADKSTKMIRQDGRPRSVAIATGDAILWQTFASVIIPGYTINRISAFTGLGVKKFGRVLPSFVGKGITVAVALCCIPIIVSPIDHMVTFAMNHTYRMWYKP
- the LOC141430951 gene encoding mitochondrial fission process protein 1-like isoform X2 — protein: MGYANEVGEAFRPVVPARVVAYSYAIAFGYVFADTADKSTKMIRQDGRPRSVAIATGDAILWQTFASVIIPGYTINRISAFTGLGVKKFGRVLPSFVGKGITVAVALCCIPIIVSPIDHMVTFAMNHTYRMWYKP